The nucleotide sequence GCACGTTGTAGTTGACCAGCACCGTGGCGTCGCCCAAGCCCCGTTGCTTCTTGACGCCGCCCTCTACCAGCTGCTCATCCATCCGATAGGGCAGAAAAACCATCGCCTGCACGCGCTTGGCCGGATAAAACCGCCCGTACAGTTCGGTGATCCGGAAGGTTCCCTCGGTGCGAGAATAAAAACTGGTGGGATGCGTCTCAAAATTCAGGTGCGAATAGCGCAGACCGACCATGGATTTGTGCGATTGCGGCATCAGACCAAAGTAGGAGCCGCTGTTGGCACAGCCGCACATGTCGCAGGCCTGGGAAGGTACCCCCATGCCTAAGGCTGCTATTACAAAAAGTAGTTTTTTCATCATCAGGGAGTTGAAAATCGTTTGTCTTTCAGGAAAGTATCATCCGTCAGCGTTTTGAGAAAGGCGATTACCTGCCGCTTTTCTTCGGTCGAGAGCGCAATGCCCCGCTGTCCGTTTTTTATCAATAAAGAATCGAGATTGGGGGTACCCTGCACGCCCTCCGCGTAGTGATCCAGGACGGCTTCCAGCGTGTAAAAACGCCCGTCGTGCATGTAGGGGCCAGTCACGGCCACGTTGCGCAGGCTAGGTACCCTGAATTTGTTACGGTCGGCTTCGTTTTCGGTGATCCGGTAGCGGCCAGCGTCATCGCCCTGAATGGTGAGGCCGTTGTTGCGGTAGCTGCGATCGGTGAAAAGTTCGCCCGCGTGGCAGCTAGCGCATTTTTGCTTAAAAACCGTCAGTCCCGCCGCTTCGTCTGGCGTCAGGGTACCCCCTTCATTGCGCACAAATTTATCGTAGCGCGAATCCGCCGATACCAGCGTGAGCATGAATTGCGAGAGTGATTTCAGAAACCTGGCTGACGTGATTTCTTCCGAACCGTAGGCCCGTTTGAACATCGCTGGATAGCGGGGTGATTTTCGTAGTTTTTCGAGTACGTTGCCCGTTTTCTCATCCATTTCCACCGGATTTTCGATGGGCGCAATGGGTACGAAATCCAGGTCACCTACCCCGCCGTCCCAGAAAAACTCCGACTCCCAGGCCAGATTCTGTACGGGCAGCGAATTGCGGGTACCCTTTCGGTTGTCGATGCCGTGGCTCAAATCGTGGCCATGATGGGTAAAACCCGACGGCTGACTGTGGCATTCGGCGCAGGAAATCGTCAGATCACGCGAGAGAATGGGATCGTTGAACAGCGCTTTTCCCAACTCAAAACCATCTTTTGTGATTGGGTTCTTCTCCAAATCGTAAAGCGGCTTGGGAAAATTGGCTGGTACCCTGAACAGGATTTCCGGCTCTGTGGACTCCGTAGGGGTACAGCCCACGACCAGCAACAGCAAGAAACCCAATAGTAGAAAGTGCTTCATTTTTGAATCCAGAAAAAACCGCGGGGCGGTATTACTGCCGCCCCGTGATTGCTCAATCATTATGCACATGATCCACCACGAACATCTTCATGTAATTGTCGGCAATCGGCCCGGCCACGGCAGGGTTATGCACGCTGTTGGTCTCGGCCAGCTTGATCGTATTCGGGCCATCAAATACTTTCATAAAATCGGCCACCAAGTGTATCGTAGGGGCAATGTCCTTGCGTACCATAGCTGTACCATTCAGCGGCAGAGTCACACTGCGGAGATTATTGGGCGCTGTAGCTTCACGACCCCCGTAACCACCGATGTGAAGTTCAAAGGCGCGCTTACCCGCCGAATTGAGCGGAACGACGGGTGAGGTACCCTCCATTTTCACAAAAATATAGCCCGAATTCCATGACCAGTACATCCCGTCGTCGCCGTAGGAAGTGGGGTCCAGTACACCGGTGCGGGCCGATATATCGGACACGGAGCGGGTACTGTCCACCCCGATGGTGAAGCTGATCTCACTATAATCGGCAGCGGGTACGTCTTTCAATTCAGGCTCCCAGCTGGTAGGGTCAGACTGGCGGATGAGGAAGTACTGATCCGGGAACTTCACCACGGTACCATCGGCTTTTTTCAACGCTACGTTGCTGATGAAGTAGTTGAACCGGGTCAGCGTAAATTCCTCACCGGAGGCATTCTTATAGGTGGTATTACCCAAAGCCATCTTCTGAGCACCCACGCGGTTATCGAATTCCAGCGTGACGCTATTTTTGTCATGGGTACCGACGGGTTCTACATCGTCGTTAGTACAGGCCAGCATCAGGGCCGAGGCAAAAACAGCGGCCAGTATGGAGTTAATTATTCTTTTCATTATCGTAAGAATTCTTTTTTATAAATTAAGTTATTTGCAGCCTTACAGACTGGGAAACCCGTCCGGTTCGGCGAAGCGTTTGTCTTTTAAAAAATCAGTATCCGTTAGTGTATTGAGGAAAGCAATGAGTTTTGTTTTTTCATCCTCGCTCAACGGGATCCCCAGCGAGCCATTGGCTTGCCGGAAAAAAGGGTCCAAAGTAGGGCTGTCGATCATGCCGCTGTCGTAAAAATCGAGTACTTCGCGCAGCGTCTTGAAGCGGCCATCGTGCATATAGGGTAGCGTAGCGGCAATATTGCGCAGACTGGGTACCACAAATTTGAAGCGGTCGGCGGCCTGCCCCGTAATCCGGTAGCGGCCTTCGTCCACCACCACGCGCACCATAGGCTTTCCATCCACATATTCTACCTTGGTACGTTCGAAAGGCGACAGGCCATTGTTGCGGAAACTCTGGTCGGTGAACAATTCGCCCGCGTGGCAGTTTTGGCACCCTTTGCTGGCAAACAGTTTTTGTCCTGCCAGTTCGTCGGCCGTGAAGGTCGCGGCGTTCTCCTTCCGCACCACCTGATCGTACTTGGTGTTGGCCGATACCAGCGTGAGCATGAATTGCGTGAGCGATTTCAGCATCTTTTCGGAAGTGATTTCTTCGCTTCCGTAGGCGGCTTTAAACAAAGCAGGATAGGTTTTGCTGCCTTGCAGTTTCTTCACCACATTATCCATCGTGTCGTCCATTTCGTCGGGATGTTCGATGGGGAAAATCGGCTGTTCGTCCAATTTCTCGATACCCCCATCCCATTGAAAGCGCCGCAACCAGGCCAGGTTCTGCAGGGGTAGCGCGTTGCGTAGGCCCGTGCGGCCGCCGATACCGTGGCTGATGTCGTGCAGGTGGTGCGTGAAGCCGTAGTACTGCCGATGGCACTCGCCGCAGGCAATGGTACTGTCGCGCGACAGAATGCCATCGTAAAAGAGCGTCTTACCCAAAGCTACCCCGGCTTCCGTCGGTTGATTGCTATCGATCAGATACACCGGCTCAGGAAAGTTAGCCGGACGTGCAAACAAAGGCTTCTCCTCCGCCGGAGCGGGAGGAGGATTATCCTTGGGCTGACACGCCACGATGAGCAATCCGAGAAGCAGTACGAGTGATGCTTTCATAAAATAGCCAGTGGCCATTAGCTGATGGCTTATAGCTTTTTGAAGTGAAATCAAATACGGGAGCGGCAGAAATTGCGCTAAACAACAATGCAATCCGCAGAATATTTCGGCGGAAAAAATCAGAAAGTGAGAAGAAAAAATCAGCCTAACTGCGGGGGATGAAAAACGCCCGACAGAGATGCATTAGGGAAGAAAGAGGAAACGTAATAAAAAGAAGAGGGTACCTGTTCGTCAAACGCGTAATCAGGAGCGGAAAAAGAGGCAAAGAAAGTCTGGCAATCGGTGATGTTTTCGAGCAGCTTGAACATAAAATTACGCTCAGCCTGCTGCTGTTCCTGCTTTTGTACGGCGGCCAGACGGATAGCTAGATAGCACTTACCGTCGCAGTGGAGTTCAGGGCGGTCTTTATTGACGCAAAAATTGTCGATGATGAATTCCTTGCGAAGCTCGAAGTCGAGGTACAACAGCGGCATCACCCATGCTTTGATACACAGGAGCAACAAAAAGCCAACGGCCACGCCTTGTTTTAACGATTGCTTCACAACATGAGTAACGCCTGGTGATCGGGCATTCGTATTTTTACAGGGCAAAGATAAACGCTAAAACGAGCGAAAGGTACCCTGCTAGCTCAGTTTTTTGATTTTCACCGTCCTGATGATCCAATACAGCAACAGGCCGATGGGCCCCAGCATAAAGCAGAAGAAAATGGGTACCACCACCCACCAGTGCGGGATTCCGCGTTCCTGCGCATCGCGCATCACGACGCTTCCCACGACGAGGTCGAAGGCCAGGTAGTGAATCCAGCCCGCCAGCATGACACCATCGCCCCCATTCTGGAACAGACCTTGCACCCCTTCCAGGGTACCGAATGCACCGAAGTCGATAGGCCCGCCCGCAAAAAGATAGTAGGCATACAATACGGCCAGAATCACCGGAATCAGGAAAGATTTTACTAAAAATTGGGTAACAAACCAGCGCGGGGCAAAAGCCATCAGCAGCCACTGCGGCAGGACGATGGTACTGGCGATCTGAAATACCTGGTCGGGCGTCATGGGAGGGAGGGGTTTAGGTTGTACAAATATAGGTTCAGCGTTCGGGTCGGAAGCGGTAATGGAGTTGCAGGGTGGTACCTCCCGACACGATGAGGTTATAGCTTGCGGGTACGTTTCCTATTCCCGGATAATAAGGCGTATATCCTTCGCCCGTTAACCGTTGCTGAAAACTTACGCGGGTAATCCAACGCAGCATCCATCGAGAATTTGGAAAAAAATCGTAGGCAAAGTAAGGTTCTCCCCCAATTCCGGCATTGACGATTTCCCGGGTTTCTGTGTAGTCGCCAAAAGTCGGGCCCCTGAAACGCAAAGCGGTGCGATAGTGAACATACGTAACGATGCCCAACAGCCCGATTTTGGTATGGTTGCCCCTAAACACTGCCCATTCCTTTCCTCCTTTGCCATACCAGCCCCAAAACTTGTTATTCTCCTCTACGTCGTTACTGTAATATATTTCGCCCTTCGCGTAGCCCAGCAAACCGACCCAACTTTGGTCTGGATTTAGTTTCTTGCGGAAGGTACCCTCGAAAATAAGTCGGTTGCGCAGCTCACCTCCCATGATAAGTGCCGCATGATTACCCAGCAGCAAAAAAGGAATATTCCTGAATACATCTATTCCCACGCTGAATTCTTTGGATGGAGGAACAACAGCCGAATCAGTAGCGGTTGTGCTATCGCTACGTATGCGCTGCGCTGATACGGATAATGCGAGTACATGCCCAAGAATCATCAAAAAATATGTCCGGTTTAGCATGGAGTACTTATCTACGATTGCTAATATTCACCCTGATTCCTGGCCCACCATATTGCTTGTTGATGACCACAGGCCCCCGGTACGATCCAAACTCAACCCATACACTCTCAAAGGTGCTTTTGAAGCTTCGTCCTTCAATATCGACATAATAGCCGCACTTGCTATCCGTATCGAATATCCGCTCGTAAAAGAGTGTCAATGTGTCTGTTCGGTTAGCGGCGTAAAAGATAAAGGTAGTACTGTCTTGCAAGAGCGAGATTGGGTATTGGCCGTGCCTAGACCAGGATAGATATGGTTCGTATTGCCTAAAAACTGAATCAGATTTGGCACCTAAAGCGCTCACTTTTTTTAATCCGTACAAAGAATCGAAGCTCATATTGAACTCTACCGTCGGCTCCGCTCGGGGTCCGCAGTCGTAACAGCTTACCACTGCACAAGATAGAAGTAAGAAAAGGGAAATAGAGGTAAACCGTTTCATTATCTGATGTGAATTAGTGGCCTGGGCAGTCGAGAGTTAAACTTACACAGAAGTGGCTACCGTTGAAATACAACGACAATAATTTAACAAGAACTTCTTTCTCGTGATGGGGTGGGTAAGTTAGAAAACAAATCGGAGTATTTGGAAACCCCCTATTGCTCAAAAGTCCTCACAAAAAAGCCCGTTTCATAAAGGCACCCATAAAGCTCCCTGCCAGGGTAGGTACAGCGGCCAGGTAGGTGGCAAATTTGGCTACATCGGGACGTTCGGCAACTACAAAGCCGCTAAACACGTAGTAACCAACGAAAATCACGACAACCTGCATTAGAGCCAACGCCCAGCCTTTTTTGGGTTCCAGCCAACCCAGGCCCACGCTGAACAGCATATTGAACAGGAAAGGTACGTGCACGCCCTCGCTTCGGAACCCTGAAAAAGAGATAATCAGTCCACTGATTGCGGCGATAAAGAGGTTTCGGATAAAGGCGGGTGTAAAAAATGAGCTCATGGCTGGGAAAGACGTCAATTGGGTAGGTCAAAGGTATTATACCCGTTGCGAAAAAAGGAATTGCAAAAGCAAAATGCGCGCCCGAGGGTATTTTTTCTATCTTTGGAGCTTGAACAATAAGGCCCAAGTCCAGCCGTTTATTTCAGAAGTCACTCTGCCGGCTGTGGCTTAGTCCTTTTCACGTATCACTATTCACTTTTACTCCATTATGATGCTGCTGCAAGCACTTACCGATTCTACTATGGCTGCCCCGGTGGCGGATCAGGGCCTTTCCCTTCTTGACTTGTTGATGAAAGGCGGCTGGGTAATGCTGCCACTCGGTTTCCTGTTCCTGGTAACGATTTTCCTGATGGTGGAGCGCTGGATCGGCATCAATGCCAATGCCAAAATCGAAGATTCGTTTGTGGATAATGTGAAGGATTTTATTCAGCAGGGCAACCTCAAGTCGGCCGAGTCGCTGTGCCGCAATCAGAAAAACGCCGCCGGACGCATTCTGGAGCGCGCCACCGGACGCATCGGGTACCCTATCAAGGATATCGAGACGACCATCGAAAACGCCAGCCAGATCGAGTTGCAGCGGATGGAGGGCAACCTGTCCTACCTGGGCGTCATCGCGGGTATCGCACCCATGCTGGGTTTTGTAGGTACCATTGCGGGAATCATCCGGATTTTTTATGATATCTCCATTTCCAACGATTTCAATATCAGTACCATTTCGGGTGGTATGTACGAGAAAATGATCACCTCGGGTTCAGGTCTGATCATCGGTCTGATCGCCTACGCAGGGTACCACCTGCTCAATATGAAGATCGACCGCTTTGCGCTGAAATTACAGATGGCCGCTTCGGACTTCCTGGACGTACTGCAACGCCCCGTCGCTTCGCGGTAGTTTTTAAGCGTAGTTCCTCGTTTAGAGTTCCATGATTTGCAACGCAAATACCGGAACTTGGCCATTAAAACAAATTCAGAAGATATGAATACCAGCATATCGGTTCAGGTATCTCATCCTTCATATCTCATAACTCATATCTAACAGACGTGAAAATACGCAGAAAAGCCCGGTTTGCACCCGAAGTGTTCACGCACTCGCTGAACGACATCATGTTCTTCCTGCTGCTGTTCTTTTTGATCATCTCCACGATGGCCAACCCGAACGTCATCAAGCTGATGCTGCCCAAAGCATCGTCGTCGCAGCAGGTCTATAAGAAGCAGATCACCTTGTCGGTGGACGAACAGAAGAATTACTACATTGATAAGGACCCAATTCCGGTTGGACAACTGGAATCGCAGTTAGCCTCCATTTTTGCCAATGTGGAGGAACGTACCGTGGTACTGCGGGTAGATAAGAATCTGGCAGTACAGGACCTGGTAGACGTACTGGAAATCGGCGCCAAGCTGGATATCAAAATGGTAATGGCTACGGCGCGTTAAAAAGATTCTCACCCAATCTTCACAAAAAAGCCCCGGAACGTCAGACGTTCCGGGGCTTTTCTATGTAGGTAAAGCTAAACTTTCAAGTCGCCCCAGCCGTCGCGGTAGTCGCGCTTGACGAATTGGTTGGCTGCGTCGTAATTCGTCACCTTCATATTCTGGGCGTCCCAGAACAGCTTTTTGCGGCCCGTATACTTATCTACGGCACGTTTGGCCGTAGGATTGTCGCGCAGCATCCAGCTCCGAATCGCCAGGTTGCCGATCAGGATACTTTCCGTGAACGGCCCGGCGTATTCGAACGGCGAGCTCGTAACGCCCTTGCCGTAGCCTTCCAGGCAGGCATTGACCCATTGCAGGTAGTGGTTTTCGTCGGGTACGCGCGCGATGGTTTCCGGAACATTCACAATATCGTTGGCTTTCAAAGGTACCAGCCGGGGATTGGCACCGTAGCAGTCGGCCATCAGCTTACCTTTTGACCCAATGAAAAGTACCCCGCCGTCGGAGTTGCCGAAGGCTTCGCCGGGCAGCAGATCTTCGGGGAGTTCGGGCAAAATGCCGCCGTCGTACCAGCTGACCTTGATATTGCCCTTGCCATCATTGCGGGGATAATCAAGGTGAATCGACGTTGTGAAGGGTGTCCAGGCGGGATTATCGTCTTTTTCGCGCAGGGTGAACGTCCAGGTACCTCCCACACTACATTCCACCGAAGTAGGGTACAGGATGGGCAGGATGCGGTAGACCGGGTCCATGATGTGGCAGGCCATATCGCCCAACGCGCCCGTACCGTAAGGCCACCAACCGCGCCAGTTCCAGGGTAGGTACTCTTTGTTGTAGGGTACCTTGGGCGAAGGACCCAGCCAGAGGTCAAAATCCAGTTCTTTCGGTACCGGATCGACGTTGTCGGTAGGTACCGCCTGGGGCCACACGGGGCGGTTGGTCCAGCAAAGTACCTTGTGCACATCGCCGATGATCCCCGATTCGTAGAGTTCCTTCATGCGGCGTACGCCGTTGCCCGAACCACCCTGATTGCCCATTTGAGTAATCACCTTGTACTTTTTGGCGGCTTGTCCCAGCATCCGCGCTTCGTAGATGTCATGCGTCAGCGGTTTTTGGGTATAGACGTGCTTGCCTAGCTGCATGGCGGCCAGGGTAGCTACGGCATGCGTGTTGTCGGGCGTGGAAATAGAGCAGGCGTCGATGTTCTTGTTCTCCTTGCGGAGCATCTCCCGAAAATCCTTGTAGTAGGTAGCCTTGGGAAAACTCTCCCGCGAGGTAACGGCCTGCCGGTCGTCCACGTCGCACAGCGCCACGATGTTGACGTTGGGGCTTTTGGCAAAATTGGCCAGATCGCTTTTGCCCTTACCGCCTACGCCAATCCCGGCAATGTTGAGTTTATCACTGGGCGCGACGTACCCCTTGCCCAATACATGGCGGGGTACAATGAAAAAAGAGGAAGCCGCCGCCAGCGACGAGGCTTTGATAAAAGTACGGCGGGTAGGTTGATCAGTGGGTTTCTTGGGTTCACTCATGAGCGGAAAGGGTTTAGTTGGATACTGGAAAAGTAGGACGACCGATTACAATACGGCCGGAGTATGAAATAAGGCTACGCAGAGTTGCCACTTCTAAACCGAAAAAGCGCAGAACCTTTCGATTCTACGCTTGCGATTTTTGCACTTCTTCTGAAAGACTTGCCGTCAGGTTTATCGGAAAGTTAGATAGTGGGTTGCTTTTTCAACTGAAAGACAACCGGCAGGTTGTACCTTACGGCCACCTCCTTACCATCTTCCCGACCGGGTTGCCATTTCGGCATCTTTTTCACCACGCGTTCGGCTTCTTCATCCAGGCCATAACCGACGCCTTTCAGGACTTTCACATCGCGGATTTCGCCGGTGGAGCTTACCACAAAAGATAGAAATACCTTGCCCTGTACATTGGCTTTCCTGGCCTGTTCGGGATACAGGATGTTGTTGCCCAAAAACTCGTACATGGATTGAAAGCCGCCGGGGAATTCGGGTTGCTCGTCCACTAGGGTATATACCTTTTCGTCGAGCGGGGAATTTTCCGTTTCAAGATTGGTGCCCGAGGCCATTTCCGAGTTATTGTTGCAGCCATAAAAAGTCAGGGCGCAGGCCGCCAGTAGCGTTAGCAGTTTCTTTTTCATGGTATTTCCTTCATAAGTACCTTAGATTAATCTTTCTTGAACCGGCTAGCGGGAAAAATGATCATGGTCGGAGGAGTCACATCAGAAAATACCTTTTGGGAAGAATAAGGAGAATAATTGGAAAACCGCATTCTTGAGGTACCCCCCATGCCGGGAATATTGACTTCCGGCGCACCCAAATCTCTGATGCTTGCCGGCGAGCCGGAATCAAATGCATTTTCAAACTTGAACTCAGGCATCTGATAATTAAAGTATTTGGTGGCGTTCCCCTGCCGCTTTTCCTTGTCTTCTTTTGATTCAGGCTTTTCCAGTTTGAATTCGATCGGTAGCACATACTCCATCGCTACCGGGCGCCCATTCTGTTGAGCGGGCTTCCAGGAGGGCATATTCAGCACCACGCGCAGGGCTTCCTCGTCGGTGCCATCGCCCAGTCTTTGGGTCACCTGCGGATCACGGATACGGCCCTTTTCGCTCACGGTAAAGGCAATTACCACTTTCCCTTCCACGTCGTTCCGTACCGCGTCGGTAGGGTACTTGATGTTGCGGCCCAGGAATTTGTACATTTCCTGAATCCCACCCGGAAACTCGGGCATTTGTTCTACTATCGTGAATCCATCTTTGGCTGGGCTCGATGGGGTATTATCGGCACCGGGTTGAGGTTTCAATCCTGTTATCGGGGGGTAGGCGACCACCACCACATCTTGCAGAGGATTCTGCTGCCATGCCAACACCACATTCACGGCCTGATTTTTCTTGGTGATCTCCACCACCCTCGTTTCGTACCCCACGTAGCTGATCGCCAGTTTGCTGTCGAGGGGTACCTCTTTTAGCTCAAAGGCCCCGTTGGCATCCGTGGTAGCTCCGCGTGAGGTACCTGCCACGATGACGTTGGCACCCGGCAAGAGTTCTTTGGTTTTGGAACTACGGACGGTACCTTTCACCGTTGTGGTTTCGGCCAGGGGTACCTCCGGTAGTGGTGCCCGCGAAGAAGTGGCCGAGGGCAAAACCCGTGTATTATTTCCCAGTGCATCCGTAACGCGTTCGCGGGCGGCGGTAAGCATCAGTACGAGGCCAACCAACGGGACTATGGCGAGGTACTTACCCAGGGCCCATTTCGAGTTTTTGTTTTTGTAAAGCATGGTAATTCGGTTTTTGACGAAGGAAGATGTAAAAAATTGATTGGTCAGGTCGGGTACGGATGTGTGGAAGGCGTACTCCATCAGGAAACGGGCGTAGCCGTCGCGTGATATAGCGGTTTCGCGGTCGGCGAGGTACTCGTGGATTTGTTGCAACGATTTTTTGTATAAAATTAAAACCGGATTGAACCAGAAAACTACCCGAAGTACCTCCACCAAAAGTATATCCCAGCTGTGCCGCTGCTGTACATGTACCAGCTCGTGGTTCAGAATAGTGTCAAGATTTTCGGCGTAGTCGGTGCGATTGATGACAATCCATTTCATAAAAGAGAAAGAACCAGTACGGTCGTCATCTAGCAAGACCAGCATGTATCCATCCATCGGGATGCGTTCGCCTTTTTGCAGAAACGAAAAGAGCGTTCGGAATTGTAGCCCCAGCCGGACAAGCAGCAACATCGCTCCGACTGTATACACAACCCACAAAAGTACCGGCCAGGAAAGCATCACTTCCTCGGATTGAGAATACACCACAAAAGCAGGGGGCGCACTCACTGCGACGGGTAGTGTTGCGGCAGCGTAGGCGACTGTCGGCATCACGGGAGCCGCTTCGGGGTACTGTACCATCGGCAAACCCAACGACAGCAACAAAGCCCCAAGCAGGTAGGCACGATTCCAGCCGAAAAAGGTGTGGCGGCCGAGCAAAATCCAGTAACAACCGTACAGCACGATCCAGTACAAGCTTACTTT is from Salmonirosea aquatica and encodes:
- a CDS encoding cytochrome-c peroxidase; this translates as MKHFLLLGFLLLLVVGCTPTESTEPEILFRVPANFPKPLYDLEKNPITKDGFELGKALFNDPILSRDLTISCAECHSQPSGFTHHGHDLSHGIDNRKGTRNSLPVQNLAWESEFFWDGGVGDLDFVPIAPIENPVEMDEKTGNVLEKLRKSPRYPAMFKRAYGSEEITSARFLKSLSQFMLTLVSADSRYDKFVRNEGGTLTPDEAAGLTVFKQKCASCHAGELFTDRSYRNNGLTIQGDDAGRYRITENEADRNKFRVPSLRNVAVTGPYMHDGRFYTLEAVLDHYAEGVQGTPNLDSLLIKNGQRGIALSTEEKRQVIAFLKTLTDDTFLKDKRFSTP
- a CDS encoding MbnP family protein, giving the protein MKRIINSILAAVFASALMLACTNDDVEPVGTHDKNSVTLEFDNRVGAQKMALGNTTYKNASGEEFTLTRFNYFISNVALKKADGTVVKFPDQYFLIRQSDPTSWEPELKDVPAADYSEISFTIGVDSTRSVSDISARTGVLDPTSYGDDGMYWSWNSGYIFVKMEGTSPVVPLNSAGKRAFELHIGGYGGREATAPNNLRSVTLPLNGTAMVRKDIAPTIHLVADFMKVFDGPNTIKLAETNSVHNPAVAGPIADNYMKMFVVDHVHND
- a CDS encoding cytochrome-c peroxidase gives rise to the protein MKASLVLLLGLLIVACQPKDNPPPAPAEEKPLFARPANFPEPVYLIDSNQPTEAGVALGKTLFYDGILSRDSTIACGECHRQYYGFTHHLHDISHGIGGRTGLRNALPLQNLAWLRRFQWDGGIEKLDEQPIFPIEHPDEMDDTMDNVVKKLQGSKTYPALFKAAYGSEEITSEKMLKSLTQFMLTLVSANTKYDQVVRKENAATFTADELAGQKLFASKGCQNCHAGELFTDQSFRNNGLSPFERTKVEYVDGKPMVRVVVDEGRYRITGQAADRFKFVVPSLRNIAATLPYMHDGRFKTLREVLDFYDSGMIDSPTLDPFFRQANGSLGIPLSEDEKTKLIAFLNTLTDTDFLKDKRFAEPDGFPSL
- a CDS encoding ABA4-like family protein; translation: MTPDQVFQIASTIVLPQWLLMAFAPRWFVTQFLVKSFLIPVILAVLYAYYLFAGGPIDFGAFGTLEGVQGLFQNGGDGVMLAGWIHYLAFDLVVGSVVMRDAQERGIPHWWVVVPIFFCFMLGPIGLLLYWIIRTVKIKKLS
- a CDS encoding MotA/TolQ/ExbB proton channel family protein, which codes for MMLLQALTDSTMAAPVADQGLSLLDLLMKGGWVMLPLGFLFLVTIFLMVERWIGINANAKIEDSFVDNVKDFIQQGNLKSAESLCRNQKNAAGRILERATGRIGYPIKDIETTIENASQIELQRMEGNLSYLGVIAGIAPMLGFVGTIAGIIRIFYDISISNDFNISTISGGMYEKMITSGSGLIIGLIAYAGYHLLNMKIDRFALKLQMAASDFLDVLQRPVASR
- a CDS encoding ExbD/TolR family protein yields the protein MKIRRKARFAPEVFTHSLNDIMFFLLLFFLIISTMANPNVIKLMLPKASSSQQVYKKQITLSVDEQKNYYIDKDPIPVGQLESQLASIFANVEERTVVLRVDKNLAVQDLVDVLEIGAKLDIKMVMATAR
- a CDS encoding Gfo/Idh/MocA family protein, coding for MSEPKKPTDQPTRRTFIKASSLAAASSFFIVPRHVLGKGYVAPSDKLNIAGIGVGGKGKSDLANFAKSPNVNIVALCDVDDRQAVTSRESFPKATYYKDFREMLRKENKNIDACSISTPDNTHAVATLAAMQLGKHVYTQKPLTHDIYEARMLGQAAKKYKVITQMGNQGGSGNGVRRMKELYESGIIGDVHKVLCWTNRPVWPQAVPTDNVDPVPKELDFDLWLGPSPKVPYNKEYLPWNWRGWWPYGTGALGDMACHIMDPVYRILPILYPTSVECSVGGTWTFTLREKDDNPAWTPFTTSIHLDYPRNDGKGNIKVSWYDGGILPELPEDLLPGEAFGNSDGGVLFIGSKGKLMADCYGANPRLVPLKANDIVNVPETIARVPDENHYLQWVNACLEGYGKGVTSSPFEYAGPFTESILIGNLAIRSWMLRDNPTAKRAVDKYTGRKKLFWDAQNMKVTNYDAANQFVKRDYRDGWGDLKV
- a CDS encoding energy transducer TonB, yielding MKKKLLTLLAACALTFYGCNNNSEMASGTNLETENSPLDEKVYTLVDEQPEFPGGFQSMYEFLGNNILYPEQARKANVQGKVFLSFVVSSTGEIRDVKVLKGVGYGLDEEAERVVKKMPKWQPGREDGKEVAVRYNLPVVFQLKKQPTI
- a CDS encoding TonB family protein → MEFFIYLGKVSLYWIVLYGCYWILLGRHTFFGWNRAYLLGALLLSLGLPMVQYPEAAPVMPTVAYAAATLPVAVSAPPAFVVYSQSEEVMLSWPVLLWVVYTVGAMLLLVRLGLQFRTLFSFLQKGERIPMDGYMLVLLDDDRTGSFSFMKWIVINRTDYAENLDTILNHELVHVQQRHSWDILLVEVLRVVFWFNPVLILYKKSLQQIHEYLADRETAISRDGYARFLMEYAFHTSVPDLTNQFFTSSFVKNRITMLYKNKNSKWALGKYLAIVPLVGLVLMLTAARERVTDALGNNTRVLPSATSSRAPLPEVPLAETTTVKGTVRSSKTKELLPGANVIVAGTSRGATTDANGAFELKEVPLDSKLAISYVGYETRVVEITKKNQAVNVVLAWQQNPLQDVVVVAYPPITGLKPQPGADNTPSSPAKDGFTIVEQMPEFPGGIQEMYKFLGRNIKYPTDAVRNDVEGKVVIAFTVSEKGRIRDPQVTQRLGDGTDEEALRVVLNMPSWKPAQQNGRPVAMEYVLPIEFKLEKPESKEDKEKRQGNATKYFNYQMPEFKFENAFDSGSPASIRDLGAPEVNIPGMGGTSRMRFSNYSPYSSQKVFSDVTPPTMIIFPASRFKKD